The Verrucomicrobiia bacterium genome contains a region encoding:
- a CDS encoding trypsin-like peptidase domain-containing protein, whose amino-acid sequence MATLALAFVIAAAFLPTPARASSSGPALSVALDFRAEVNQAKERVFPAVVFLKCLREDFEGGARRSREVSGSGFLISPKGEILSNWHVVEKALRVRCLLQDGRAFPADIVGSDKATDVALLRLRLPADAGPLPFAVLGDSDALTEGDFVMAMGAPWGLARSVSIGIVSCARRFLPGASEYHCWVQTDAAISPGNSGGPLLNTAGEVIGINTRGAMAGGDLGFAVPSNVAREIAELLRRRGDPGWSWSGLQLQPLRDFDRDMYFDADEGVMVAETAADSPARRAGFLPGDRIVSLNGNPVTARTDEDLPDLRRRLDQLPPDAPARADVIRGQTPLTLSFQPARKGAIEGDVLDCPRWDFTVKAINRFDTPNLHLHQSEGVYVFGVRQPGNAALAGLRPNDILALIDGEPVRTLAEVAELHRRALERIDRQPRAVLGIRRAGLSRQVVLDFSRDYLKE is encoded by the coding sequence ATGGCCACGCTCGCCCTGGCTTTCGTCATCGCGGCCGCTTTCCTGCCAACCCCTGCCCGCGCCTCCTCCTCCGGCCCGGCGCTCTCGGTCGCCCTCGACTTCCGCGCCGAGGTCAATCAGGCCAAGGAACGCGTCTTTCCCGCGGTGGTCTTCCTCAAGTGCCTTCGTGAGGACTTCGAGGGCGGGGCCCGCCGGTCCCGGGAGGTGTCGGGCAGCGGATTCCTCATTTCGCCCAAGGGCGAGATCCTCTCGAACTGGCACGTGGTCGAGAAGGCACTGCGAGTCCGCTGCCTGCTCCAGGACGGCCGGGCCTTCCCCGCCGATATCGTGGGTTCGGACAAGGCCACGGACGTCGCGCTGCTCCGCCTGCGCCTGCCCGCGGACGCCGGACCCCTCCCGTTCGCGGTGCTGGGCGACTCGGATGCCCTGACCGAGGGCGACTTCGTGATGGCCATGGGCGCCCCCTGGGGCCTGGCGCGGTCGGTGTCGATCGGCATCGTCTCCTGCGCCCGACGCTTCCTGCCCGGGGCCAGCGAATACCACTGCTGGGTGCAGACCGACGCCGCGATCAGTCCGGGGAACTCCGGAGGCCCGCTCCTCAACACCGCCGGCGAGGTCATCGGCATCAACACCCGCGGTGCCATGGCCGGCGGCGACCTCGGGTTCGCCGTGCCCAGCAATGTCGCCCGGGAAATCGCCGAGCTTCTGCGTCGCCGTGGGGATCCGGGCTGGAGCTGGAGCGGGCTTCAACTCCAACCCCTGCGCGACTTCGACCGCGACATGTACTTCGATGCCGACGAAGGGGTGATGGTCGCCGAGACAGCCGCCGACAGTCCGGCCCGGCGCGCCGGGTTCCTGCCGGGCGACCGGATTGTCTCCCTGAACGGGAATCCCGTGACCGCCCGAACCGACGAGGACCTCCCGGATCTGCGCCGGCGGCTCGACCAGTTGCCCCCCGATGCCCCGGCCCGGGCCGACGTGATCCGCGGCCAGACCCCCCTCACCCTCTCCTTCCAGCCTGCGCGAAAGGGCGCCATCGAAGGGGACGTCCTCGACTGCCCGCGCTGGGATTTCACGGTCAAGGCGATCAACCGCTTCGACACCCCCAATCTCCACCTGCACCAATCCGAGGGGGTGTACGTGTTCGGTGTCCGCCAGCCCGGCAACGCGGCCCTCGCCGGGCTCCGACCCAATGACATCCTCGCGCTCATCGACGGGGAACCCGTCCGCACCCTGGCCGAGGTGGCCGAACTGCACCGCCGCGCCCTCGAACGCATCGACCGCCAGCCCCGCGCCGTCCTCGGCATCCGCCGCGCCGGCCTCTCCCGTCAGGTGGTTCTCGATTTCTCCCGCGATTATCTCAAGGAATGA
- a CDS encoding adenine phosphoribosyltransferase codes for MSAIPADPLKDAIRNVPDFPKPGIQFKDITPLLANPALLAACIDRLVGSHRPGDIDLVAGIDARGFLFASAVALRLNAGVVPVRKKGKLPFDTIEESYQLEYGTNTLCLHVDAIRPGQRVLLVDDVLATGGTAAATVALIERLGGRLVEVVFLLELGFLEGRARLGGRPVRSVLQF; via the coding sequence ATGAGCGCCATCCCCGCGGACCCCCTCAAGGACGCCATCCGCAACGTGCCCGATTTCCCCAAGCCGGGGATTCAATTCAAGGACATCACGCCGCTCCTCGCCAACCCCGCCCTGCTGGCCGCCTGCATCGATCGCCTCGTCGGATCCCACCGGCCCGGGGACATCGATCTGGTCGCCGGCATCGACGCCCGAGGCTTCCTCTTCGCTTCCGCCGTGGCCCTCCGCCTCAATGCCGGAGTCGTCCCCGTCCGCAAAAAGGGCAAGCTCCCCTTCGACACCATCGAGGAAAGCTACCAGCTCGAATACGGCACCAACACCCTCTGCCTTCACGTCGATGCCATCCGCCCGGGACAACGCGTCCTCCTCGTGGACGACGTCCTCGCCACCGGCGGAACCGCGGCGGCCACCGTGGCCCTCATCGAACGCCTCGGCGGACGCCTGGTCGAGGTGGTGTTCCTGCTGGAACTCGGCTTCCTCGAGGGTCGCGCCCGTCTCGGCGGGCGCCCGGTCCGCAGCGTGCTCCAGTTCTGA
- the bioB gene encoding biotin synthase BioB — MGKLVDATPGTRIAALGQQVLEGGRLSREDALFLFHLEGAADIFDLLAWANRIREHFKGNKIHLCSIVNAKAGGCSENCKFCAQSAFYQTDSPRYGFVEPEPTLEAAAEAGRNQVTALGLVAAWKGLNEGPMLDEVCDRVRELKASGKVRVDVSLGMIGKQAVADRLRDAGVECYGHNLESSRRFFPEHCTTHTYDDRLQTIRFLKTAGIRICSGGIIGMGESREDRCDLALELREIGANVVPINILNPIPGTPFEKLTPIEPMEALKTIACFRFLLPRQEIMVAGGRTQGLRDLQSMIFTAGASALMVGNYLTTLNRPVEDDLRMLKDLGLDPSWDHHFADQLESVPAVPSAAAPAALATA, encoded by the coding sequence ATGGGGAAGCTCGTTGACGCCACGCCAGGAACACGGATCGCAGCCCTCGGACAGCAGGTTCTGGAAGGCGGGCGCCTCAGCCGCGAAGACGCCCTCTTCCTGTTCCATCTGGAAGGCGCCGCCGACATCTTCGATCTCCTCGCCTGGGCCAACCGCATCCGGGAGCACTTCAAGGGGAACAAGATCCACCTCTGCTCCATCGTGAACGCCAAGGCCGGCGGCTGCTCCGAAAACTGCAAGTTCTGCGCCCAGTCCGCCTTCTACCAGACCGACTCGCCCCGGTACGGCTTCGTCGAACCCGAACCCACCCTCGAGGCCGCCGCCGAAGCCGGACGCAACCAGGTCACCGCCCTCGGCCTCGTCGCCGCCTGGAAGGGCCTCAACGAGGGCCCCATGCTCGACGAGGTCTGCGACCGCGTCCGCGAACTCAAGGCGTCCGGCAAGGTCCGCGTCGATGTCTCCCTGGGCATGATCGGCAAACAGGCCGTCGCCGACCGGCTCCGCGACGCCGGCGTCGAATGCTACGGGCACAACCTCGAAAGCTCCCGCCGCTTCTTCCCCGAACACTGCACCACCCACACCTACGACGACCGCCTCCAGACCATCCGCTTTCTCAAGACGGCCGGCATCCGCATCTGCTCCGGCGGCATCATCGGCATGGGCGAATCCCGCGAGGACCGCTGCGATCTCGCCCTCGAACTCCGCGAAATCGGCGCCAACGTGGTCCCCATCAACATCCTCAATCCCATCCCCGGCACCCCCTTCGAGAAGCTCACCCCCATCGAGCCCATGGAGGCCCTCAAGACCATCGCCTGCTTCCGCTTCCTCCTGCCCCGCCAGGAAATCATGGTCGCCGGCGGCCGCACCCAGGGGCTCCGCGACCTCCAAAGCATGATCTTCACCGCCGGCGCCAGCGCCCTCATGGTCGGCAACTACCTCACCACCCTCAACCGCCCGGTCGAAGACGATCTCCGCATGCTCAAAGACCTCGGCCTCGATCCCTCCTGGGATCATCACTTCGCCGATCAACTCGAATCCGTCCCCGCCGTCCCCTCCGCCGCCGCCCCCGCTGCCCTCGCCACCGCATGA
- the trxA gene encoding thioredoxin, translating to MNEAPLDFDRDVLHRSRSIPVVVDFWAPWCGPCKMLGPVIERLASEADGRWALVKVDTDAQPGLAEAYRIASLPTVKLFRDGAVVDEFSGFLPEAGIRRWLDRHLPSPATLELEKAAELIDDGDLAGARVLIEQSLAADPARAAAKLLLAEILLATDPQRALALLAEIPVEADEASHAQALRLLIEGTLRLDQGLPDHDARPRLEQALQAVRQRDWETALPAFTDVLERAPTYAEGLAADAGKAIFRYLGIRHPTAEKHYRRFSGALNA from the coding sequence ATGAACGAAGCCCCTCTCGATTTCGACCGCGACGTCCTCCACCGCAGCCGTTCCATCCCCGTCGTCGTGGACTTCTGGGCCCCCTGGTGCGGCCCCTGCAAAATGCTCGGCCCCGTCATCGAACGCCTCGCCTCCGAGGCCGACGGTCGATGGGCCCTGGTCAAGGTCGATACCGATGCCCAACCCGGCCTCGCCGAAGCCTACCGCATCGCCAGCCTCCCCACGGTCAAACTCTTCCGGGACGGCGCCGTCGTGGACGAGTTCTCCGGCTTCCTCCCCGAAGCCGGGATCCGGCGCTGGCTCGATCGGCACCTCCCTTCCCCCGCCACCCTCGAACTCGAAAAGGCCGCCGAACTCATCGACGACGGCGATCTCGCCGGCGCCCGCGTCCTCATCGAACAATCCCTCGCCGCCGATCCCGCTCGCGCCGCCGCCAAGCTCCTCCTCGCCGAAATCCTCCTGGCCACCGACCCGCAGCGCGCCCTGGCGCTCCTCGCCGAAATCCCCGTCGAAGCCGATGAAGCCAGTCATGCCCAGGCCCTCCGGTTGCTGATCGAAGGCACGCTTCGCCTCGACCAGGGCCTGCCCGATCACGACGCCCGACCCCGCCTCGAACAAGCCCTCCAGGCCGTCCGCCAGCGTGACTGGGAAACCGCCCTGCCCGCCTTCACCGACGTCCTCGAACGCGCCCCCACCTACGCCGAAGGCCTCGCCGCCGACGCCGGCAAGGCCATCTTCCGCTACCTCGGCATCCGCCACCCCACCGCCGAAAAGCACTACCGCCGCTTCAGCGGCGCCCTCAACGCCTGA
- a CDS encoding NAD-dependent deacetylase has translation MSPPNNPGGAVPFSPGQTRRPVNPTLLQALLDAEALVIAAGAGMGVDSGLPDFRGTEGFWRAYPAVARLGLRFEQMANPAWFHRDPHLAWAFYGHRLNLYRTTVPHDGFALLRRWSDRLPHGAFVFTSNVDGQFQQAGFDPARLVECHGSLHHAQCSQPCTDDILPADNLTVAVDEETFRAADPLPRCPRCGAVARPNVLMFGDGSWIPDRTDTQWGALEGWLEALRTERARLVIIELGAGSAVPTVRHFSEDLARSPRAVLLRINPREPEVPPGHFSLPEGALAGLRQLDAALAPHLSLPSSAPSA, from the coding sequence ATGTCCCCGCCGAATAACCCCGGCGGCGCCGTCCCATTCTCCCCAGGTCAAACCCGGCGCCCCGTGAACCCCACTCTCCTCCAGGCCCTGCTCGATGCCGAGGCCCTCGTCATCGCCGCCGGTGCCGGCATGGGGGTGGACTCCGGTCTGCCCGATTTCCGCGGCACGGAGGGTTTCTGGCGCGCCTACCCTGCCGTCGCCCGCCTGGGACTCCGCTTCGAGCAGATGGCAAATCCAGCCTGGTTCCACCGTGATCCCCACCTCGCCTGGGCCTTCTACGGACACCGCCTGAACCTCTACCGCACCACCGTCCCCCACGACGGCTTCGCCCTCCTGCGTCGCTGGTCCGACCGCCTGCCCCACGGTGCCTTCGTCTTTACCTCCAACGTGGACGGCCAGTTTCAGCAGGCCGGCTTCGACCCCGCCCGCCTCGTCGAGTGCCACGGATCGCTCCACCACGCCCAGTGCTCCCAACCCTGCACGGACGACATCCTCCCGGCGGACAACCTGACGGTCGCCGTGGACGAGGAAACCTTCCGCGCCGCCGATCCCCTGCCGCGCTGCCCCCGCTGCGGAGCCGTCGCCCGGCCCAATGTCCTCATGTTCGGCGACGGTTCCTGGATCCCGGACCGCACCGACACGCAATGGGGGGCGCTCGAAGGCTGGCTCGAAGCCCTGCGCACGGAACGCGCCCGTCTGGTGATCATCGAACTCGGCGCCGGCTCCGCCGTGCCGACCGTCCGCCACTTCTCCGAAGACCTCGCCCGCTCGCCCCGCGCCGTCCTCCTCCGCATCAACCCGCGCGAACCCGAAGTCCCCCCGGGCCATTTCAGCCTCCCCGAGGGCGCCCTCGCCGGGCTCCGCCAACTCGACGCCGCCCTCGCTCCCCACCTTTCGCTTCCCTCCAGCGCCCCCTCCGCCTAG